Proteins from one Camelina sativa cultivar DH55 chromosome 8, Cs, whole genome shotgun sequence genomic window:
- the LOC104709692 gene encoding putative F-box protein At3g23950, producing MVIKQLCPEEALVKVLARVSLRNIARFRSVCKEWKCLIDSDFFRDLYESLKSSSTSVSWSIMNTRDKRVSLEIVGHHGCERWGLTNSLGSYMHHIPETTVRKSSVLSCTDGIVLLYTETVEGELMYHVGNPLLRQWARIPLPSHLSAFDVVRLQENRHFSDNGLVTKMEKGVVVGYKVVWVLASTPLSRELTFMIYSSQTGLWKNKRARCVRSLFWSRLGYYVPLNGVLHWLAAYGCSYDANYVASYDFYNGCDDDLDYFNIIPFPGIERFERNQRFKRTITTSAGFVVYCNVFNDNGGRTIRVWRLVSTNDHPKSWKLSWKLNTNSSLHRFGADYFPVVMHPLNSDIIYLWSRNKNGLVLLNLRTHKFSLHKEEASSEDDEEGNTSMDGCIMSFSGCKEYMDLIHPIFFNNLLGGFHNLYFSQYVLPRWLNPLPQLSS from the coding sequence atggttatcaAACAATTGTGCCCAGAGGAAGCACTGGTAAAAGTCTTGGCTCGAGTGTCACTGAGGAACATCGCCAGATTCAGATCAGTGTGCAAAGAATGGAAATGTTTAATCGATTCAGACTTCTTCCGAGATCTCTACGAATCACTGAAATCTTCCTCCACCTCCGTGTCGTGGTCGATTATGAACACAAGGGACAAAAGAGTGTCTCTTGAAATCGTGGGACACCACGGATGTGAGAGATGGGGACTTACCAATTCCCTAGGCTCTTACATGCATCACATTCCCGAGACCACAGTGAGAAAAAGTTCTGTGTTGAGCTGTACGGATGGTATTGTATTGCTTTACACTGAGACAGTCGAAGGAGAACTAATGTATCATGTCGGGAACCCCTTGTTGCGACAATGGGCGCGGATCCCTCTTCCTTCACATCTCTCTGCTTTCGATGTCGTGAGGTTACAAGAAAATCGACATTTCAGCGACAATGGGTTGGTCACAAAGATGGAAAAGGGTGTTGTCGTGGGTTACAAGGTTGTCTGGGTGTTAGCATCAACTCCATTATCTCGGGAACTCACTTTCATGATATATTCCTCTCAAACAGGATTGTGGAAAAACAAAAGGGCTCGCTGTGTCCGTTCCTTGTTCTGGTCTAGACTAGGATATTATGTTCCTTTGAACGGGGTTCTCCACTGGCTTGCTGCGTACGGTTGCTCCTATGACGCAAATTATGTTGCATCCTATGATTTCTATAATGGATGTGATGATGATCTTGACTACTTTAATATTATACCTTTTCCTGGTATTGAGCGATTTGAACGGAACCAGCGTTTCAAGAGAACTATCACAACGTCTGCGGGATTTGTGGTGTACTGCAACGTTTTCAATGATAATGGAGGCCGTACAATCAGGGTTTGGAGGCTAGTCTCTACGAATGATCATCCTAAGTCATGGAAACTCTCGTGGAAACTCAACACCAACTCGTCCTTGCACAGGTTTGGTGCTGATTATTTCCCTGTGGTAATGCATCCTTTGAACTCCGACATCATATACCTGTGGAGTAGGAACAAGAACGGTTTGGTCTTGTTAAACTTGAGGACACACAAGTTTAGTCTTCACAAGGAGGAGGCATCatcagaagatgatgaggaggGGAACACGTCTATGGATGGTTGCATCATGAGCTTTAGCGGTTGCAAGGAGTATATGGACTTGATCCATCCAATcttctttaataatttattaggtGGTTTTCACAACCTCTACTTTTCACAGTACGTTCTACCACGTTGGCTGAATCCGCTCCCTCAGCTTTCTTCTTGA
- the LOC104707522 gene encoding primary amine oxidase-like isoform X3 produces the protein MEQKTFFRLIFLIVTAGFIISFTSTNFSHGPTKLLDCSDSSSSPLCASRNFLFNKQQPRPIPKHDPKKKTKNHDHASDTPNHPLDPLTVVEINKVRSILTSHALFTSGTPHAFHTVVLEEPDKNLVRLWEKGNPLPPRKASVIARVGTDTHVLTVDISTGKVESENIPVNVSGYPMMTIEEMNDMTVLPFSNADFNRTILSRGVNLTDVICYPISCGWFGGKEDNARVIKNQCFLTQGTANFYMRPIEGLTILIDLDTKKVIEISDTGRAVPIPGSTNTDYRFEKLVTTDKTRRLNPISIEQPRGPSFVIEDNHLVKWANWEFHLKPDPRAGVVLSRVRVHDPDTQETRDVMYKGFVSELFVPYMDPSDAWYFKTYMDAGEYGFGLQAMPLVPLNDCPRNAAYMDGVFAAADGTPFVRENMVCIFESYAGDIGWRHSESPITGLPIREVRPKVTLVVRMAASVGLSGILMVKGTPYQNKNQVEKDKEGNEEELHGTLLSENVIGVIHDHYVTFYLDLDVDGPDNSFVKVNLKRQETEPGESPRKSYLKAVRNIAKTEKDGQIKLSLYDPSEFHVINSGKTTRVGNPTGYKVVPRATAASLLDHDDPPQKRGAFTNNQIWVTPYNKSEQWAGGLFTYQSHGDDTLEVWSDRDRDIENKDIVVWYTLGFHHIPCQEDFPIMPTVSSSFDLKPTNFFERNPILGAAPNFEHDLPVCGVQSVSA, from the exons ATGgaacaaaaaacatttttccGGTTAATTTTTCTCATAGTCACGGCCGGtttcatcatctccttcacATCCACTAACTTCTCTCACGGACCGACGAAGCTTCTTGACTGCTCCGACTCTTCCTCTTCACCTCTTTGCGCTTCTAGAAACTTCCttttcaacaaacaacaaccacGACCAATTCCTAAACACGATCctaaaaaaaagactaaaaaccaTGACCATGCGTCCGACACACCAAACCATCCTCTAGACCCACTCACGGTGGTGGAGATAAACAAAGTACGATCAATACTCACCTCACACGCGCTATTCACCTCCGGTACACCTCACGCGTTCCACACCGTCGTTCTTGAAGAGCCTGACAAGAATCTTGTCCGTCTTTGGGAAAAAGGGAACCCACTCCCTCCGAGGAAAGCTTCCGTCATCGCACGTGTTGGCACCGACACGCACGTGCTCACTGTTGATATCTCTACGGGTAAGGTAGAGTCAGAGAATATCCCGGTTAATGTTTCTGGTTACCCGATGATGACGATAGAAGAGATGAACGATATGACGGTTCTACCATTCTCAAACGCGGATTTCAACCGTACGATTCTTTCTCGTGGAGTTAATCTAACGGACGTGATTTGCTACCCAATCTCATGTGGCTGGTTTGGTGGTAAAGAAGATAACGCAAGGGTAATTAAAAACCAGTGTTTCTTGACTCAAGGTACGGCCAACTTCTACATGCGACCTATCGAAGGTTTGACTATTCTTATCGATTTAGATACAAAGAAGGTGATCGAGATATCCGATACGGGTCGGGCAGTACCCATACCCGGTTCAACCAATACTGATTACCGCTTCGAAAAGCTCGTGACTACCGACAAAACCCGACGTCTAAACCCGATATCAATCGAGCAACCACGTGGTCCAAGCTTCGTCATAGAGGACAACCATTTGGTGAAATGGGCAAACTGGGAATTTCATTTAAAACCAGACCCGAGAGCAGGTGTGGTTCTATCACGGGTCAGGGTACATGATCCGGATACTCAAGAGACACGTGACGTGATGTACAAAGGGTTCGTGTCCGAGCTTTTTGTTCCGTACATGGATCCATCAGACGCGTGGTACTTTAAGACTTACATGGACGCAGGGGAGTATGGGTTCGGGTTACAAGCCATGCCACTCGTACCGCTTAATGATTGTCCACGAAACGCAGCGTATATGGACGGAGTTTTCGCAGCAGCTGATGGAACGCCGTTTGTGAGAGAAAACATGGTTTGTATTTTCGAGAGTTACGCCGGAGATATTGGGTGGCGTCACTCCGAAAGCCCCATCACAGGCTTACCG ATAAGGGAAGTGAGACCAAAAGTGACGCTTGTGGTACGAATGGCTGCTTCG GTTGGGCTTAGTGGAATTTTAATGGTGAAAGGGACACCATATCAAAACAAGAACCAAGTGGAGAAAGATAAAGAAGGTAATGAAGAAGAGCTTCACGGCACGCTTCTGTCTGAAAATGTAATCGGAGTAATTCATGACCACTACGTCACTTTTTACCTTGATCTTGACGTCGATGGCCCCGACAACTCATTTGTTAAAGTGAACCTCAAGAGGCAAGAGACTGAGCCAGGTGAGTCACCGAGGAAGAGTTACCTCAAAGCAGTTAGGAACATTGCGAAAACCGAAAAGGATG GTCAGATCAAGCTTAGCTTGTATGATCCATCAGAATTCCACGTTATCAACTCTGGTAAGACAACTCGGGTTGGTAACCCGACGGGTTACAAAGTTGTGCCTAGAGCCACAGCTGCTAGTTTGCTTGACCATGATGACCCCCCGCAGAAGAGAGGAGCTTTTACCAATAACCAAATTTGGGTCACTCCCTACAACAAGTCCGAACAATGGGCTGGTGGCTTGTTCACTTACCAAAGCCACGGTGATGATACTCTTGAAGTTTGGTCAGACAG GGATAGAGACATAGAGAACAAGGACATAGTTGTGTGGTACACACTTGGCTTCCATCACATTCCATGTCAAGAAGATTTTCCGATAATGCCCACGGTTTCTTCAAGTTTTGACTTGAAGcccacaaatttttttgagcGCAATCCAATCCTAGGGGCCGCTCCAAACTTCGAACATGACCTCCCGGTTTGTGGAGTTCAGTCTGTTTCTGCTTGA
- the LOC104707522 gene encoding primary amine oxidase-like isoform X2 has translation MEQKTFFRLIFLIVTAGFIISFTSTNFSHGPTKLLDCSDSSSSPLCASRNFLFNKQQPRPIPKHDPKKKTKNHDHASDTPNHPLDPLTVVEINKVRSILTSHALFTSGTPHAFHTVVLEEPDKNLVRLWEKGNPLPPRKASVIARVGTDTHVLTVDISTGKVESENIPVNVSGYPMMTIEEMNDMTVLPFSNADFNRTILSRGVNLTDVICYPISCGWFGGKEDNARVIKNQCFLTQGTANFYMRPIEGLTILIDLDTKKVIEISDTGRAVPIPGSTNTDYRFEKLVTTDKTRRLNPISIEQPRGPSFVIEDNHLVKWANWEFHLKPDPRAGVVLSRVRVHDPDTQETRDVMYKGFVSELFVPYMDPSDAWYFKTYMDAGEYGFGLQAMPLVPLNDCPRNAAYMDGVFAAADGTPFVRENMVCIFESYAGDIGWRHSESPITGLPIREVRPKVTLVVRMAASVGNYDYIIDYEFQTDGLIKAKVGLSGILMVKGTPYQNKNQVEKDKEGNEEELHGTLLSENVIGVIHDHYVTFYLDLDVDGPDNSFVKVNLKRQETEPGESPRKSYLKAVRNIAKTEKDGQIKLSLYDPSEFHVINSGKTTRVGNPTGYKVVPRATAASLLDHDDPPQKRGAFTNNQIWVTPYNKSEQWAGGLFTYQSHGDDTLEVWSDRDRDIENKDIVVWYTLGFHHIPCQEDFPIMPTVSSSFDLKPTNFFERNPILGAAPNFEHDLPVCGVQSVSA, from the exons ATGgaacaaaaaacatttttccGGTTAATTTTTCTCATAGTCACGGCCGGtttcatcatctccttcacATCCACTAACTTCTCTCACGGACCGACGAAGCTTCTTGACTGCTCCGACTCTTCCTCTTCACCTCTTTGCGCTTCTAGAAACTTCCttttcaacaaacaacaaccacGACCAATTCCTAAACACGATCctaaaaaaaagactaaaaaccaTGACCATGCGTCCGACACACCAAACCATCCTCTAGACCCACTCACGGTGGTGGAGATAAACAAAGTACGATCAATACTCACCTCACACGCGCTATTCACCTCCGGTACACCTCACGCGTTCCACACCGTCGTTCTTGAAGAGCCTGACAAGAATCTTGTCCGTCTTTGGGAAAAAGGGAACCCACTCCCTCCGAGGAAAGCTTCCGTCATCGCACGTGTTGGCACCGACACGCACGTGCTCACTGTTGATATCTCTACGGGTAAGGTAGAGTCAGAGAATATCCCGGTTAATGTTTCTGGTTACCCGATGATGACGATAGAAGAGATGAACGATATGACGGTTCTACCATTCTCAAACGCGGATTTCAACCGTACGATTCTTTCTCGTGGAGTTAATCTAACGGACGTGATTTGCTACCCAATCTCATGTGGCTGGTTTGGTGGTAAAGAAGATAACGCAAGGGTAATTAAAAACCAGTGTTTCTTGACTCAAGGTACGGCCAACTTCTACATGCGACCTATCGAAGGTTTGACTATTCTTATCGATTTAGATACAAAGAAGGTGATCGAGATATCCGATACGGGTCGGGCAGTACCCATACCCGGTTCAACCAATACTGATTACCGCTTCGAAAAGCTCGTGACTACCGACAAAACCCGACGTCTAAACCCGATATCAATCGAGCAACCACGTGGTCCAAGCTTCGTCATAGAGGACAACCATTTGGTGAAATGGGCAAACTGGGAATTTCATTTAAAACCAGACCCGAGAGCAGGTGTGGTTCTATCACGGGTCAGGGTACATGATCCGGATACTCAAGAGACACGTGACGTGATGTACAAAGGGTTCGTGTCCGAGCTTTTTGTTCCGTACATGGATCCATCAGACGCGTGGTACTTTAAGACTTACATGGACGCAGGGGAGTATGGGTTCGGGTTACAAGCCATGCCACTCGTACCGCTTAATGATTGTCCACGAAACGCAGCGTATATGGACGGAGTTTTCGCAGCAGCTGATGGAACGCCGTTTGTGAGAGAAAACATG GTTTGTATTTTCGAGAGTTACGCCGGAGATATTGGGTGGCGTCACTCCGAAAGCCCCATCACAGGCTTACCG ATAAGGGAAGTGAGACCAAAAGTGACGCTTGTGGTACGAATGGCAGCTTCGGTAGGTAACTACGATTACATCATTGATTATGAGTTCCAAACTGATGGGCTTATCAAAGCTAAG GTTGGGCTTAGTGGAATTTTAATGGTGAAAGGGACACCATATCAAAACAAGAACCAAGTGGAGAAAGATAAAGAAGGTAATGAAGAAGAGCTTCACGGCACGCTTCTGTCTGAAAATGTAATCGGAGTAATTCATGACCACTACGTCACTTTTTACCTTGATCTTGACGTCGATGGCCCCGACAACTCATTTGTTAAAGTGAACCTCAAGAGGCAAGAGACTGAGCCAGGTGAGTCACCGAGGAAGAGTTACCTCAAAGCAGTTAGGAACATTGCGAAAACCGAAAAGGATGGTCAGATCAAGCTTAGCTTGTATGATCCATCAGAATTCCACGTTATCAACTCTGGTAAGACAACTCGGGTTGGTAACCCGACGGGTTACAAAGTTGTGCCTAGAGCCACAGCTGCTAGTTTGCTTGACCATGATGACCCCCCGCAGAAGAGAGGAGCTTTTACCAATAACCAAATTTGGGTCACTCCCTACAACAAGTCCGAACAATGGGCTGGTGGCTTGTTCACTTACCAAAGCCACGGTGATGATACTCTTGAAGTTTGGTCAGACAG GGATAGAGACATAGAGAACAAGGACATAGTTGTGTGGTACACACTTGGCTTCCATCACATTCCATGTCAAGAAGATTTTCCGATAATGCCCACGGTTTCTTCAAGTTTTGACTTGAAGcccacaaatttttttgagcGCAATCCAATCCTAGGGGCCGCTCCAAACTTCGAACATGACCTCCCGGTTTGTGGAGTTCAGTCTGTTTCTGCTTGA
- the LOC104707522 gene encoding primary amine oxidase-like isoform X4, protein MEQKTFFRLIFLIVTAGFIISFTSTNFSHGPTKLLDCSDSSSSPLCASRNFLFNKQQPRPIPKHDPKKKTKNHDHASDTPNHPLDPLTVVEINKVRSILTSHALFTSGTPHAFHTVVLEEPDKNLVRLWEKGNPLPPRKASVIARVGTDTHVLTVDISTGKVESENIPVNVSGYPMMTIEEMNDMTVLPFSNADFNRTILSRGVNLTDVICYPISCGWFGGKEDNARVIKNQCFLTQGTANFYMRPIEGLTILIDLDTKKVIEISDTGRAVPIPGSTNTDYRFEKLVTTDKTRRLNPISIEQPRGPSFVIEDNHLVKWANWEFHLKPDPRAGVVLSRVRVHDPDTQETRDVMYKGFVSELFVPYMDPSDAWYFKTYMDAGEYGFGLQAMPLVPLNDCPRNAAYMDGVFAAADGTPFVRENMVCIFESYAGDIGWRHSESPITGLPIREVRPKVTLVVRMAASVGNYDYIIDYEFQTDGLIKAKVGLSGILMVKGTPYQNKNQVEKDKEGNEEELHGTLLSENVIGVIHDHYVTFYLDLDVDGPDNSFVKVNLKRQETEPGESPRKSYLKAVRNIAKTEKDGQIKLSLYDPSEFHVINSGKTTRVGNPTGYKVVPRATAASLLDHDDPPQKRGAFTNNQIWVTPYNKSEQWAGGLFTYQSHGDDTLEVWSDRDRDIENKDIVVWYTLGFHHIPCQEDFPIMPTVSSSFDLKPTNFFERNPILGAAPNFEHDLPVCGVQSVSA, encoded by the exons ATGgaacaaaaaacatttttccGGTTAATTTTTCTCATAGTCACGGCCGGtttcatcatctccttcacATCCACTAACTTCTCTCACGGACCGACGAAGCTTCTTGACTGCTCCGACTCTTCCTCTTCACCTCTTTGCGCTTCTAGAAACTTCCttttcaacaaacaacaaccacGACCAATTCCTAAACACGATCctaaaaaaaagactaaaaaccaTGACCATGCGTCCGACACACCAAACCATCCTCTAGACCCACTCACGGTGGTGGAGATAAACAAAGTACGATCAATACTCACCTCACACGCGCTATTCACCTCCGGTACACCTCACGCGTTCCACACCGTCGTTCTTGAAGAGCCTGACAAGAATCTTGTCCGTCTTTGGGAAAAAGGGAACCCACTCCCTCCGAGGAAAGCTTCCGTCATCGCACGTGTTGGCACCGACACGCACGTGCTCACTGTTGATATCTCTACGGGTAAGGTAGAGTCAGAGAATATCCCGGTTAATGTTTCTGGTTACCCGATGATGACGATAGAAGAGATGAACGATATGACGGTTCTACCATTCTCAAACGCGGATTTCAACCGTACGATTCTTTCTCGTGGAGTTAATCTAACGGACGTGATTTGCTACCCAATCTCATGTGGCTGGTTTGGTGGTAAAGAAGATAACGCAAGGGTAATTAAAAACCAGTGTTTCTTGACTCAAGGTACGGCCAACTTCTACATGCGACCTATCGAAGGTTTGACTATTCTTATCGATTTAGATACAAAGAAGGTGATCGAGATATCCGATACGGGTCGGGCAGTACCCATACCCGGTTCAACCAATACTGATTACCGCTTCGAAAAGCTCGTGACTACCGACAAAACCCGACGTCTAAACCCGATATCAATCGAGCAACCACGTGGTCCAAGCTTCGTCATAGAGGACAACCATTTGGTGAAATGGGCAAACTGGGAATTTCATTTAAAACCAGACCCGAGAGCAGGTGTGGTTCTATCACGGGTCAGGGTACATGATCCGGATACTCAAGAGACACGTGACGTGATGTACAAAGGGTTCGTGTCCGAGCTTTTTGTTCCGTACATGGATCCATCAGACGCGTGGTACTTTAAGACTTACATGGACGCAGGGGAGTATGGGTTCGGGTTACAAGCCATGCCACTCGTACCGCTTAATGATTGTCCACGAAACGCAGCGTATATGGACGGAGTTTTCGCAGCAGCTGATGGAACGCCGTTTGTGAGAGAAAACATGGTTTGTATTTTCGAGAGTTACGCCGGAGATATTGGGTGGCGTCACTCCGAAAGCCCCATCACAGGCTTACCG ATAAGGGAAGTGAGACCAAAAGTGACGCTTGTGGTACGAATGGCTGCTTCGGTAGGTAACTACGATTACATCATTGATTATGAGTTCCAAACTGATGGGCTTATCAAAGCTAAG GTTGGGCTTAGTGGAATTTTAATGGTGAAAGGGACACCATATCAAAACAAGAACCAAGTGGAGAAAGATAAAGAAGGTAATGAAGAAGAGCTTCACGGCACGCTTCTGTCTGAAAATGTAATCGGAGTAATTCATGACCACTACGTCACTTTTTACCTTGATCTTGACGTCGATGGCCCCGACAACTCATTTGTTAAAGTGAACCTCAAGAGGCAAGAGACTGAGCCAGGTGAGTCACCGAGGAAGAGTTACCTCAAAGCAGTTAGGAACATTGCGAAAACCGAAAAGGATGGTCAGATCAAGCTTAGCTTGTATGATCCATCAGAATTCCACGTTATCAACTCTGGTAAGACAACTCGGGTTGGTAACCCGACGGGTTACAAAGTTGTGCCTAGAGCCACAGCTGCTAGTTTGCTTGACCATGATGACCCCCCGCAGAAGAGAGGAGCTTTTACCAATAACCAAATTTGGGTCACTCCCTACAACAAGTCCGAACAATGGGCTGGTGGCTTGTTCACTTACCAAAGCCACGGTGATGATACTCTTGAAGTTTGGTCAGACAG GGATAGAGACATAGAGAACAAGGACATAGTTGTGTGGTACACACTTGGCTTCCATCACATTCCATGTCAAGAAGATTTTCCGATAATGCCCACGGTTTCTTCAAGTTTTGACTTGAAGcccacaaatttttttgagcGCAATCCAATCCTAGGGGCCGCTCCAAACTTCGAACATGACCTCCCGGTTTGTGGAGTTCAGTCTGTTTCTGCTTGA
- the LOC104707522 gene encoding primary amine oxidase-like isoform X1, whose product MEQKTFFRLIFLIVTAGFIISFTSTNFSHGPTKLLDCSDSSSSPLCASRNFLFNKQQPRPIPKHDPKKKTKNHDHASDTPNHPLDPLTVVEINKVRSILTSHALFTSGTPHAFHTVVLEEPDKNLVRLWEKGNPLPPRKASVIARVGTDTHVLTVDISTGKVESENIPVNVSGYPMMTIEEMNDMTVLPFSNADFNRTILSRGVNLTDVICYPISCGWFGGKEDNARVIKNQCFLTQGTANFYMRPIEGLTILIDLDTKKVIEISDTGRAVPIPGSTNTDYRFEKLVTTDKTRRLNPISIEQPRGPSFVIEDNHLVKWANWEFHLKPDPRAGVVLSRVRVHDPDTQETRDVMYKGFVSELFVPYMDPSDAWYFKTYMDAGEYGFGLQAMPLVPLNDCPRNAAYMDGVFAAADGTPFVRENMVCIFESYAGDIGWRHSESPITGLPIREVRPKVTLVVRMAASVGNYDYIIDYEFQTDGLIKAKVGLSGILMVKGTPYQNKNQVEKDKEGNEEELHGTLLSENVIGVIHDHYVTFYLDLDVDGPDNSFVKVNLKRQETEPGESPRKSYLKAVRNIAKTEKDGQIKLSLYDPSEFHVINSGKTTRVGNPTGYKVVPRATAASLLDHDDPPQKRGAFTNNQIWVTPYNKSEQWAGGLFTYQSHGDDTLEVWSDRDRDIENKDIVVWYTLGFHHIPCQEDFPIMPTVSSSFDLKPTNFFERNPILGAAPNFEHDLPVCGVQSVSA is encoded by the exons ATGgaacaaaaaacatttttccGGTTAATTTTTCTCATAGTCACGGCCGGtttcatcatctccttcacATCCACTAACTTCTCTCACGGACCGACGAAGCTTCTTGACTGCTCCGACTCTTCCTCTTCACCTCTTTGCGCTTCTAGAAACTTCCttttcaacaaacaacaaccacGACCAATTCCTAAACACGATCctaaaaaaaagactaaaaaccaTGACCATGCGTCCGACACACCAAACCATCCTCTAGACCCACTCACGGTGGTGGAGATAAACAAAGTACGATCAATACTCACCTCACACGCGCTATTCACCTCCGGTACACCTCACGCGTTCCACACCGTCGTTCTTGAAGAGCCTGACAAGAATCTTGTCCGTCTTTGGGAAAAAGGGAACCCACTCCCTCCGAGGAAAGCTTCCGTCATCGCACGTGTTGGCACCGACACGCACGTGCTCACTGTTGATATCTCTACGGGTAAGGTAGAGTCAGAGAATATCCCGGTTAATGTTTCTGGTTACCCGATGATGACGATAGAAGAGATGAACGATATGACGGTTCTACCATTCTCAAACGCGGATTTCAACCGTACGATTCTTTCTCGTGGAGTTAATCTAACGGACGTGATTTGCTACCCAATCTCATGTGGCTGGTTTGGTGGTAAAGAAGATAACGCAAGGGTAATTAAAAACCAGTGTTTCTTGACTCAAGGTACGGCCAACTTCTACATGCGACCTATCGAAGGTTTGACTATTCTTATCGATTTAGATACAAAGAAGGTGATCGAGATATCCGATACGGGTCGGGCAGTACCCATACCCGGTTCAACCAATACTGATTACCGCTTCGAAAAGCTCGTGACTACCGACAAAACCCGACGTCTAAACCCGATATCAATCGAGCAACCACGTGGTCCAAGCTTCGTCATAGAGGACAACCATTTGGTGAAATGGGCAAACTGGGAATTTCATTTAAAACCAGACCCGAGAGCAGGTGTGGTTCTATCACGGGTCAGGGTACATGATCCGGATACTCAAGAGACACGTGACGTGATGTACAAAGGGTTCGTGTCCGAGCTTTTTGTTCCGTACATGGATCCATCAGACGCGTGGTACTTTAAGACTTACATGGACGCAGGGGAGTATGGGTTCGGGTTACAAGCCATGCCACTCGTACCGCTTAATGATTGTCCACGAAACGCAGCGTATATGGACGGAGTTTTCGCAGCAGCTGATGGAACGCCGTTTGTGAGAGAAAACATGGTTTGTATTTTCGAGAGTTACGCCGGAGATATTGGGTGGCGTCACTCCGAAAGCCCCATCACAGGCTTACCG ATAAGGGAAGTGAGACCAAAAGTGACGCTTGTGGTACGAATGGCTGCTTCGGTAGGTAACTACGATTACATCATTGATTATGAGTTCCAAACTGATGGGCTTATCAAAGCTAAG GTTGGGCTTAGTGGAATTTTAATGGTGAAAGGGACACCATATCAAAACAAGAACCAAGTGGAGAAAGATAAAGAAGGTAATGAAGAAGAGCTTCACGGCACGCTTCTGTCTGAAAATGTAATCGGAGTAATTCATGACCACTACGTCACTTTTTACCTTGATCTTGACGTCGATGGCCCCGACAACTCATTTGTTAAAGTGAACCTCAAGAGGCAAGAGACTGAGCCAGGTGAGTCACCGAGGAAGAGTTACCTCAAAGCAGTTAGGAACATTGCGAAAACCGAAAAGGATG GTCAGATCAAGCTTAGCTTGTATGATCCATCAGAATTCCACGTTATCAACTCTGGTAAGACAACTCGGGTTGGTAACCCGACGGGTTACAAAGTTGTGCCTAGAGCCACAGCTGCTAGTTTGCTTGACCATGATGACCCCCCGCAGAAGAGAGGAGCTTTTACCAATAACCAAATTTGGGTCACTCCCTACAACAAGTCCGAACAATGGGCTGGTGGCTTGTTCACTTACCAAAGCCACGGTGATGATACTCTTGAAGTTTGGTCAGACAG GGATAGAGACATAGAGAACAAGGACATAGTTGTGTGGTACACACTTGGCTTCCATCACATTCCATGTCAAGAAGATTTTCCGATAATGCCCACGGTTTCTTCAAGTTTTGACTTGAAGcccacaaatttttttgagcGCAATCCAATCCTAGGGGCCGCTCCAAACTTCGAACATGACCTCCCGGTTTGTGGAGTTCAGTCTGTTTCTGCTTGA